The stretch of DNA TATGAGAAGGACCGCATTCGCCGCCGCCGCGGCAGTGATCGCCGCCGGCGTCGTCGTCTCGGCACCGCCGCCGCCCGCGGCCGCGGTGACCGAGACCGAGCACGTACTCGTGACCAACCAGTACGCCGGCTCCACCTGCTCCGGCACCAACCACCAGATCCAGATCGCGAACGCCATGACCGGCGCGCTGGTGCAGGACCTCAACTCCCCGAACACGACGTTCCAGATCCCGAACGACGCCAAGCCTTTCGACCTCAACCGCAAGGTCGTCGCGCTGTGGGGCGGCCACTCGACCGCCACGGGCAGCAACGGCGTCGGCGTGTACGACCGCACCACGAACACGTGGACGACGTCGTTCGGGCTGCCGACGTTCGAGCGCGGCGCCAACGGCGCGCACTCGATCACCGTGCTGCCGGACGGCTACTTCGCGATCGCGCAGACCGGCCAGATCAACGCGGCGGGCTCCGGCTACGTCGTCGTCGTCAGTCCCGCGGGCGCCGTCATCGACACCGAGGGGCTGTCCAGCGCGCACGGCGTCGAGTGGGACGGCTCGCGCAACGCGGTGTTCGCCATCGGCATGAGCGACCTGCGCAAGTACACGTACAGCACCACGACCCACCAGCTCACCCAGGTGGCGTCGTACGCCCTGCCCGGCACCAGCCCCGGCGGCCACGACCTGCGCCGGCGCCGTACCGACAACGACTACAACCTCACCGTCAACGCGCAGGGACACGTCTTCGACCCGGAGACCGGCACGTTCAGCGCGCTGCTCAAGTCGAACGGCACCAACATCGGCAGCGGCGTGAAGTCCGTCGACCAGCGCTTCGACGGCGTCACCGAGTACTCGTTCCTCAGCGGCAACACCTTCAACTTCCTCGACCGCGCGTCGAAGACCGCGACGTTCTGCCTCACCGGCTACAAGCACGGCCGCTGGATCTACGCGCCCGGCGACCCGGTGTTCAGCGAGGACGGCGACCCCGCGCCGCCTCCGGACCCCAGCTCCGGCATCGGCTACGGCTTCCCGATCGACTCCGTCGACGAGGTGCAGGGCGCGGGCGCGGACCTGACGTACGGGTCGTTCTGGATCGGCCAGTGGGTCACGTCCTCCGGGTGGGGCGGCTTCCGCTCCGCGCTGGACAAGGCCATCGCCGACGGCGTCACGCCGGTCATCCAGTGGTACTACTGGGGCGACGCGATCAGCGACACCTGCTACCAGACGTCCTGCGGCTCGAAGAGCAAGACCGAGTGGGACTCGCTGGCGAACACGCTGCGCAACGAGATCGCCGCGAAGATGCAGGGCCGCAAGGCGATCGTCGTTCTCGAGACCGAGTGGCACAAGAACGGCATGGAGAACGAGACGACGTTCGACGGCTGGCTGCGCAACCAGATGGACATCCTCCGGTCGGACACGACCGAGGACATCGACGTCGCGCTCGGCTGGGGCCACTGGGCGAGCACCACGTCGTACACGACCTACACGCAGGCCGGCCAGTACGCCGACATGAACAGCACGATGATCCTGTTCTCCTGCGTCCGGGAGACGCGGGCGAAGTACACCGGCGCCGTCGACGAGGTCGTCGCGGACGCGACCGAGCTGTCGACGCGGTTCTCGAAGCCTGTCATCGTCAGCGACTTCGGGCTGTCGACGTACTCCGGCGTCACCTCCGGCGACCCGGCGTACTCGACGTACCCCACCCCGAAGGACTGCATCGACGCCGACAACTACGAGACGCTGCAGGAGACCGAGTACGCCGAGGTCTTCACCGACAAGGCGGCGCTCGCGGCGGCCGGCGTGACGGCGTTCGTGTTCCGCGCGTACTACGACGACTGGAACCGCGCGGCGACGAACGACTACCACAAGATCGCCGAACGCTGGTTCGGCATCGTGCGTGACACCGCGACCGACCCCACCCGCTACAAGGCGTCGTACGACGACGTCATCGCCGGGATCCAGGCCGAGAGCGGCAGCGGCGGGAGCGGCGGCGGTGGCGGCGGGACCGGCGCCGAGTGGTCGCAGGAGGCGGAGTCGTTCACGACCAGGCCGGTCGGCGGCCAGTGCACCAGCTCGACCGCGTCCGGTGGCCTCTGCTGGAACGTCTGGGCCAACGGCACCATCAGCACGACGCTCACCGCGGCGACCGCGGGCGTGAAGACGCTCAAGGTAACGGCGCACGGCGACCCGGCCGGCGGCGTCTGGCCCATCATGAAGGTGCGCGTCGGTGGCACCGAGGTCATGAACCTCAGCGTCGGCTCGGACCAGTGGGTCGCGTACGCCGCGGCGGTCACCCTGACCGCGGGCACGCACACGCTCGAAGTCGAGTACACCAACGACGGCAGCGTCAACGGCAACGACCGCAACCTGCTCGTCGACGTCGCCTCGATCGACCCGGCGACGCGGAGCTGGACCAAGGAGGCGGAGGCCTTCACCACCAAGACGACCGGTGGGGAGACCAGCAGCACGACCGCGTCGGCGGGCAAGTTCTGGAACCTCTGGGGCAACGGGCACATCGAGAACGCGATGTCCGTGCCGTACACCAGCCAGCACGAGATCCACGTGACCGCGCGCGGCAGCGTCGCCGGCGGCGTGTGGCCGATCATGAAGGTCTACGTGGACGGCACGCTCGTGCTGACGCAGACCGTGTCGACCGCGACGTGGACGACGTACAAGATCCGCCGCACGCTCTCGGGCGGCACGCGGACGTTGAAGGTCGAGTTCACGAACGACGGCATCGTCGGGTCGGAGGACCGCAACCTCCACCTCGACGTGGCGTCGCTCTACACGTAAGGCAGGTGGCGGGGTCGTCGCGCCGAAGGTTGCGCGCGACGACCCCCTACCGAGGAGGCACCATGCGCCGGCTCGTGCTCAAGAAGGAGCGGCTCACCGAGCTGCGTACCGACGACCTCGCGCTCGTGGCGGGCGCCGCCGTCCCGACGGTGCCGATCGCCACGTGCGTCGCGATCGGCAACCCGTCGGACAAGCTGGCGGTGTGCGAGAGCCTGCTGCGGCCCTGCATCTCGTACACCTGCACGCTCTGATCCGAGCGTCAGGCGCCTGCTAGCAGGCGTCGACCGTGAACGTGCAGCCGCGGGCGGTGATACAGGCGTCGATCTCGGAGCCACAGGTCAGCGAGAACGTCGGCCCGTCGCCACAGAGCTTCCCGATCGTGGCGGCGGCGCCGACGACGTTGGTGAGCTCGACCGTGGTGAGCTCGGTGAGGGTTTCCTTCTTGAGCTTGAGGGTGCGCATGGCGGCCTTCCGGTGAGGGGGGACTAACGGTCACCAGGGGCGTTCGCCAGCGGGCCCGGGACTCCTCCTGCGAAACGTCCCCCGGCGCCGGAGCACCGGGGGACGTCAGCCGTCCTTGCTAGCCGCAGATCTGGGCCGTGATGCAGCCGTCGATCGCGGACGTACAGGTGAGCGTGAGCGTCGGCTGCGTGCAGAGCTTGCCCACGGTGGGGGCGCCGCCGATGACGTACGAGAGCTCGGCGGTGGTGAGCTCGGTGAGGGTCTCCTTCTTGAGCGAGAGCTTGCGCATGGCCTGCCTTCCGGTGAGGGGGTACGCCGGCAGGGGCGGCGAGGGGGACACCAGGGGCGTTCGCCAAGCGCGCGGTGACTCCTCCTCAGGGCGAGATCGTGCTCGCATCGCGGGAAGGCAGCAGAATCACCGGCCATGAGCCCTGTGAGCCGCGGCCGGAAGAAGAAGCGGCCCGCCGCCACCAACCGGCGGGCGGAACGTACGGAGCCCGGGCTCGACGGTCTCTACCGCGACATGGTCCGCGGCTTCCGCCCGCTGGTGACGGCGTCGAACCCGCTGGACGCGGAGACGTTCATGTCGGGGATGCTCGGTGTGTGGTGGCAGAAGCTGCCGCCCGACGTCGAGCCGGACGAGCTCGAGCTCGGCGCTGTCGCGTACGCCGCGTCCCGGCGTACGTCGGAGGCGTTGGCGCTGCTGTCCGCCCTCGCCGCCGTGGGCGAGTCTGGCCAGGTTCGCGAGGCCGCCGGCGCCGCGGCGCGCGACCTCGAAGCGGCGGGCGTGCGACCGCCTCCCTGGGCGGACGGCGCAGGGTGGGCGCGACCGACCGCCTGCTGGTGGTCGCAGGACGTGTTCGGCGACCAGGCCGAGATGCTCTGCGTCTTCGACGGCGCCGCCGGCCCGCACGGGCTCGTCGTGCTCGTGGACCTGAACCAGCTGGGCGGCTGGGTGAAGGACGTGTTCGTGACCGACGAGCCGGACGAGGTGCTCGGGGCGCTGCGCGATCTGGGGACGACCGACCGCGGGATGCGCCCGGTCGAGCCGCTGGACCCCGGGGAGGCGCACCGCCTCCTCGTTGACGCGTTCGACGCGACGGACCTGATGTGGGAGCCCGACGTCGGCGAGGACTTCCGTGACTACCGGGCGCTCGCGCTCGCCCGCTGCCGGTGCCTCCCAGAGCCTTCAGGTGCGGTGACCCTGCCTCCCGAGGTGACCGAGGCGGAGCGGGCGGCGATCGTCGACGAATTCCTCGCGTCGCCGCACGCCGCGGGGCTGCCGGGCGAGGTGGCCCGTACGTGCGCGCGGCTCGTCGTCGACTACGGCGCGGAGCGGGACCGGGGCCGGCCGCTGCGCGCCAGTCCGGCGAAGGCCGAGATGTTCCTGCTGTGGTGGCTCCCGCGGGAGGTGGTGCTCGAGGAACGCGAACGAGCCGCGATGCCGGCGGTCGTCGCGGCGTGGATGCGGTGGGCCGGCGAGCGGGCGGGGCTCGATCCGGAGGTGCTCGCGGAGCTGGACGAGGTGTGCGCGGAGAGCGGCGCGGTGTTCGCCGAGACCTACGACGATCTGGCGAGTGACGCACCGTCCTGGCTCTATCTCGGGGAGCACCCGCGGGACAGCGACGACGCGGCGGAGGTGCTGGCGCGGCGGCGGTTCGCGGCGCCGAGCGCCGGCACCCGCATCGGCGACGAGGACTTCCCGCGGCTGGACCCGGGCGACCCCGACGAGCGCCGGCTGCTGGTGATGGGGGAGCACCCCGAGTACCAGGCCGCCCTCGACGACGCCGGCTTCGACGGCGATGTCGACGGAGTAGACCCGCTCTTGCACGTGACGCTGCACGAGATCCTCGCCTCTCAGCTGTGGGACGACGACCCGCCGGAGGTGTGGCAGGCGGCGCAGCGGCTCCTCGAGACGGGAGCGGAACGCCACGACGTGCTCCATGCGCTGGCCGACGTGCTGGCGCGCCACCTGTACGCGGCCATGACGGGTGAGGACCCCGGGTTGACGGCGTACCGGAAGGATGTCGCGGCGCTGCCCTGACGTCCTCGCCGGGAGCGGCCGTTAGGCTGCGTCGTCCGGGTTTGTCCCCTCGAACGGAGTCCTACGTGAAGCGCACCTTCGCCGCCGTCTTCCTCGCTTGCGGTCTCGCCAGCGTCGCCGTCCCGCCGGCGCAGGCGGCGCGCCCCTGCGGCCGCGGCATCGACGTCTACTGCTCCACCGGCACCGAGGCGTGCACGCTCTGGGTGGGGCAGCTCTACCGCTGCGTCGTCTGACCGACCGAGCGCGCGGCGAGGAGGGCCGGCGAGACCGCCGTCGATCGGTGGACAGCCGCGGACGAATGGGGCAGGTTGCGCCCCATGAAGCGCACTCTCACGCTGAAGTCCGAGACCCTCACCGAGCTGACTTACGGCGACCTCGCCGCGGTCGTCGGCGGCGCCCCGCCGACCCGCGACTGCCCTACGGCCGCGCTGACCTGCATCCCGACGCAGGCCGTACGGGAGATCCTCGACCGGTTCGAGACCGTCGACACCTGCTGACGCCGACCGAGCCCGGCGTCGGCAGGCGGGAGTGACCCACGTTCCGTTCGGTGCGCGGGCAAGGCTCAGCGCGTTCCCGGGTCGCTTCTGCGGCGCGACCATTTCATGGCCGCGGTCGGCGCGACCACGCGCGGTCGGCGGCTGGTCGGTTACCAGCCGCGCGGGCTGCGCGATCCGTCCCACGCCTGGCTCTACGACGCGCCACGCAACCTGTGTCGTGACGTCTCGCCTCCAGGCTCGCCGGATCTCCAGGGCCTCGACGGTCGTGAGCCTCCTGCTCGCGCTGCCCGACGTCCTGCCGCTCGAGGTCGCCACGACCCGGCCCGACCTCGTTCGCGGTCAGGTCACCCCCCCGCGTGGCGGACCGGGCGGTCCCGCTGCGGGGACGGGTCGGGCTCGTCGTGTCCTGCCCGGCCGAGGCGGCGGACGTCCCTGTCGGCGTCGCCGTCGAGTCCGGGTCACACGTGCTGGCCGAGGACACGGTCACCTGCCGCGCCGGGGACGGCGCTGCCGGACCGGATCTCTCCGGACGCCCGCGCGCCCTCGCGGGCCTGCTGTTGCCGCCACCTCCTCCGGGGGTCGCCGGACCGCCACTCCAGCTCCCGAGCACCGTCAACGCGCCCGCGTCGGCTCACGGGACCAGCACCGTCGAGCAGCCGACTCCGACCATCGGCGTCGCCGCCGACCCTGCCGACGAACCCGTCGCGCAGCTCGCCGCCGCCATGGTGGTCGCCGCGGCTGCGGGTCTCGCGCTGCATCGACGTGAGCACGCGGGAACGACGCCGGCCACGGCGTCACGCTGATAGCACCCGTCCTCGCGAGACGAAGGCGGCACCGGGAGCTCCCGGCTCCCGGGATGCCGTGAAATGGAGCGGACGACGGGATTCGAACCCGCGACCCTCACCTTGGCAAGGTGATGCTCTACCAGCTGAGCCACGTCCGCATGTGCGAGGCGCAACTCTAGCGTCCGCGCCCGCGCGCCTCAAACGCGAAAGGATGCCGGGCGTGCAGACGCGCCCCGAGGACCCGCGCTGGCCGCGCGCCGCCACCTGGCTCGCCGACGGCCCCGGCACCCGTACCGTCGACCTCGCCGTGCTCGGCGTGCCGACGTACGCCACCTCCATCAGCGGCAGCGGCGCGCACGCGACCCCCAACGCCGTACGCCGCGTGCTCGCGCGGCTGTCGACCTACTGCCCGACCCGCGGCGTCGAGCTGCGCGACGACGTCGCCCCGCTCGACCTCGGCAACGTCGACGACCCCGACCTCGGCGAGGAGGGCGACTTCCGGGTCCGTACGGCGGCCGCGTCCGGCGCCGCGAAGGCCGCGCTGGTCTTCGCGATCGGCGGGGACAACGCGCTGACGGCGCCGTTCGGCGAGGGCGCGCTCGGCGACCTGAGCCGCGCCGGGCTGGTCACGCTCGACGCGCACCACGACATCCGCGAGGGGCGGTCGAACGGCTCCCCCGTACGCCGCCTGCTCGACGCGGGCCTGCCCGGGGAGCGCATCGTCCAGGTCGGGATCGCCGACTGGGCGAACAGCCGTTCCTACGCCGACGAGGCACACGCCCGCGGCGTCACGGTCCTGTACCGCTCCCAGGTGGCCGAGCGCGGCATCGCCGACGCGATGCGGTACGCCCTCGACGTCGCCGGCGAGGGCGGGGGGCCGGTGCTGGTGGACCTCGACCTCGACGTCTGCGACCGGGCGGTCGCGCCGGGCTGTCCGGCCGGCCTGCCGGGCGGGCTGTCGGCGGGGGAGGCGCTGACGGCGGCGTACCTCGCGGGCGGCGACCCGCGGGTGAAGGCGATCGACGTCACCGAGGTGGACGCCACGAACGACGACGGCGAGCGCACCGTACGGCTCGCGGCCCTGTGCCTGCTCGAGGCCGCCGCGGGGCTCGCCGTACGGCTGGGCCGCGCGACCGGCACGCCGCTGCGCTGAGCCGGCGGTCCCGGCGCTTCGGGGTGCGAATTGCGCTTTTTCCCCGCACGGGCCGCAACCCGGTTGCGCAGGCGACCCCTACTGGCCGAGGCGGGTGGCGCGCTCGAAGCAGAAGTACGTCCGCGCGTCCGTGTCCTGGCGGGCCTTGTCGCGCAGGCCGCGGAACAGCGCCTGCTGCGGCGTCAGCCACACACCGGGGTCGATCGCCGACGCGGGCTTCTTGCCGTCCCACTTGAGGACGTCCATGCCGCGCTGCGTGTCGCCGGTGAAGATGTACTTGCGGTCGTCCATCTTCGCGCTCCACGCGTCGGCGCCCTTGGTCGTCCACGCGGCGACCCGCTTGATGCCGGGGCCGACGCCGGTGCCGGCGCCGCCGACGGCCGCGCTCAGCGTGCTGAGCCCGGACAGGTCGAGGATCTGGACGCCCTGCGAGTACCACGCCATGACGAGCGTCTTGCCGTCGGGCGTGATCCGCATGATGTGCGCGGTGCAGCGGTAGATCTTCGGGCCGATGCCGACGGGGTTGGGCCGCGGGCCGGGGTCGGCGGAGGCGAACGTGTCGGGGATGAAGTACGCGCCCACCTTGACCGGCGCGGCCTCGGCGGTGAGGTCCCAGACGTGGACGCCGCCGCCGGGGCAGTACGCGTTGCCCTCGGCGCCGACGAGCTCGTCGGTGACGAGCAGGTACTTGCCGTCGGGCGTGGGGTCGGCCTGGTGCGCGAAGTTGACGGCGGGGTCGTACAGGCGGCCGACGATGGCCGGCTCGAGCGGCGACGTCGTGTTGACGATGTAGACCGCGCCGCCGAAGCCCGCGGCGACGTACGCGCGGGTGCCCTTCTTGTTGAACGTGATGTCGTGCGGGCTGTCACCGGGCCCGAGGGTGAACGTCGTGGCGATCTTCGGCGCCTTCGGCTTGGAGACGTCGACGACGTAGATCGGCTGCAGCTGGGCGGGGTCCGGCACGCCGAGCGACTCGGACTCGCTGACGTAGAGCAGCGGCTTGGTCGGGTGCAGGGTCGTGTTGTGCGCGCCGGTCGGCATCGCGAGGAACCCGACCGCGCGGGGCCTGGTCGGCGTCGAGAGGTCGACGACGACGACGCCGCTCTTGGGTGCCATGTCGGGCTTGACCTGCGTGAAGCAGTCCTTGCGGCCCTCGGCGTCGGCGCGGTGGTAGAAGTCGATGGCCATGTACGCGTACGTGCCGCGGACCTGGATGTCGTTCTGCGACGCGTTGCACGGCAGGAAGCCGGCGACCTTCGGCTTCGACGGGTTGGTCACGTCGACGACCCGGAGGCCGGGGGAGGTCGTGGGGTTGTAGTTGTTCTGGGCGCCGGCGACGACGTAGCGGCGGCCCTTGATCTTGGTGAACTCGAGGTCGGTGCCACCGGTCCACTTGAGGTTGGCCACCGGCTTGAGGTTGTCGGCGTTGGCCTGCGGGGCGGCGCCGGCGGGGGCGGCGAGAGCCGCGACCGTGGCGAGGATGAGAAGTCGTCGCATGAGGAGAGGGATACGCCGCCAGCCCGGCGAGTCCTGCCGACGTGCCGCGGGGCCGTTCCCCCGGAGGAGAACGGCCCCGCGAACGTGCCGTACGGGCTAGGCCCGCGTGCTGCCGGCGCGGGTCACGAGCACACCCGTGCCGACGAGGGCGAGGGCGCCGAGCAGGAGCTCGAGCGTCCAGCCGCCGCCCGTGAAGGGCAGCGTGCCCCGATTCGCCGCGACCGGCGACGCCGGGCGCTCGAACCTCGTGCCGAGGACGTTCGGGCCGTACTGCGCCTGAACACCCTTGACCTCCGGCACCTCGGCCGCCTGCGCGCCCGCCGTGCCGACGATCTTGACGCCCTCGACGCGCGGCGCCACCTCCACCGGGACCTCGACCGGCGCGGGACCCTCGACCGAGGGCTCCTCGACGGCGTCGACCGGTGCCGCAACGGGCTCCTGGACCGGCGCGGCCTGCGGGGTGCAGCCCGTGTGCGCCGGGTTGGAGCGCCCGATCCCGGAGTTCCCGTCGCACTCGTAGCCGTTGTTGGCGTCCGAGCCGTTCGGGTACTGGCCGGGCGGGTTCTTGTCGTCGGCCTTGCCCACGCAGCCGGCACAGGGCCGGCCCTTGGCTTCGCCGGCGCCGTTGCCGTTCCGCGACGGGGACCCGTCGCGGGTGGAGCAGTACTCCCCGCAGTCGCCGTTGGCTCCGGACGAGGAGTGGGCCTTGCCATTGCCCTTGCCGTTGTCCGTGGCGTAGGCGGTCGAACCGATGGCCGGAACGACGATCGCGCCGGCCAGCAGGACCGTGAGGGTCCCGCGGGTGATGCGTGCAATGGTGCGCACTGTGGTACTCCGTCCAGAGAGAGGTCTGGGCGGTCGGTCTCGCCACTGGCTCCCCGCACCGTCTAGGCGACCGGTTTGTCTCCGTGCGCACCGGAGTGCGTCGGTGAGGACTGTGCGGATCAACGCTCCCTGCCGTTACACCCTCCGTAACGATATGTTCTACGGAGAGTTACGGGATTCCCGAAACGATCACCTGTGTCCCTTCCCGTGCGGCCGTCCGGCCGCCGAGGGGATAGAGGTGATCCACGCGGGGGCGGGGCGGGGCGGGGCGGTGCGGCCGGCGCTACGGTGCGGACGTGGGCGACAAGCTGACCGACGACGTGCTCGCGGCGTTCGTCGCGCTCGACCCGGTCATGGCCGGGCTCGCCGAGCGCCACGGCCCGCCGCGGCTGGGCGGGCGGCGTACCGGCGGTACGCGCTTCGAGCAGCTGGCCGAGGCGATCTGCTACCAGCAGCTGACCGGCAAGGCC from Frankiaceae bacterium encodes:
- a CDS encoding DUF1841 family protein, yielding MSPVSRGRKKKRPAATNRRAERTEPGLDGLYRDMVRGFRPLVTASNPLDAETFMSGMLGVWWQKLPPDVEPDELELGAVAYAASRRTSEALALLSALAAVGESGQVREAAGAAARDLEAAGVRPPPWADGAGWARPTACWWSQDVFGDQAEMLCVFDGAAGPHGLVVLVDLNQLGGWVKDVFVTDEPDEVLGALRDLGTTDRGMRPVEPLDPGEAHRLLVDAFDATDLMWEPDVGEDFRDYRALALARCRCLPEPSGAVTLPPEVTEAERAAIVDEFLASPHAAGLPGEVARTCARLVVDYGAERDRGRPLRASPAKAEMFLLWWLPREVVLEERERAAMPAVVAAWMRWAGERAGLDPEVLAELDEVCAESGAVFAETYDDLASDAPSWLYLGEHPRDSDDAAEVLARRRFAAPSAGTRIGDEDFPRLDPGDPDERRLLVMGEHPEYQAALDDAGFDGDVDGVDPLLHVTLHEILASQLWDDDPPEVWQAAQRLLETGAERHDVLHALADVLARHLYAAMTGEDPGLTAYRKDVAALP
- a CDS encoding class I lanthipeptide → MRKLSLKKETLTELTTAELSYVIGGAPTVGKLCTQPTLTLTCTSAIDGCITAQICG
- a CDS encoding carbohydrate-binding domain-containing protein: MRRTAFAAAAAVIAAGVVVSAPPPPAAAVTETEHVLVTNQYAGSTCSGTNHQIQIANAMTGALVQDLNSPNTTFQIPNDAKPFDLNRKVVALWGGHSTATGSNGVGVYDRTTNTWTTSFGLPTFERGANGAHSITVLPDGYFAIAQTGQINAAGSGYVVVVSPAGAVIDTEGLSSAHGVEWDGSRNAVFAIGMSDLRKYTYSTTTHQLTQVASYALPGTSPGGHDLRRRRTDNDYNLTVNAQGHVFDPETGTFSALLKSNGTNIGSGVKSVDQRFDGVTEYSFLSGNTFNFLDRASKTATFCLTGYKHGRWIYAPGDPVFSEDGDPAPPPDPSSGIGYGFPIDSVDEVQGAGADLTYGSFWIGQWVTSSGWGGFRSALDKAIADGVTPVIQWYYWGDAISDTCYQTSCGSKSKTEWDSLANTLRNEIAAKMQGRKAIVVLETEWHKNGMENETTFDGWLRNQMDILRSDTTEDIDVALGWGHWASTTSYTTYTQAGQYADMNSTMILFSCVRETRAKYTGAVDEVVADATELSTRFSKPVIVSDFGLSTYSGVTSGDPAYSTYPTPKDCIDADNYETLQETEYAEVFTDKAALAAAGVTAFVFRAYYDDWNRAATNDYHKIAERWFGIVRDTATDPTRYKASYDDVIAGIQAESGSGGSGGGGGGTGAEWSQEAESFTTRPVGGQCTSSTASGGLCWNVWANGTISTTLTAATAGVKTLKVTAHGDPAGGVWPIMKVRVGGTEVMNLSVGSDQWVAYAAAVTLTAGTHTLEVEYTNDGSVNGNDRNLLVDVASIDPATRSWTKEAEAFTTKTTGGETSSTTASAGKFWNLWGNGHIENAMSVPYTSQHEIHVTARGSVAGGVWPIMKVYVDGTLVLTQTVSTATWTTYKIRRTLSGGTRTLKVEFTNDGIVGSEDRNLHLDVASLYT
- a CDS encoding arginase family protein; protein product: MQTRPEDPRWPRAATWLADGPGTRTVDLAVLGVPTYATSISGSGAHATPNAVRRVLARLSTYCPTRGVELRDDVAPLDLGNVDDPDLGEEGDFRVRTAAASGAAKAALVFAIGGDNALTAPFGEGALGDLSRAGLVTLDAHHDIREGRSNGSPVRRLLDAGLPGERIVQVGIADWANSRSYADEAHARGVTVLYRSQVAERGIADAMRYALDVAGEGGGPVLVDLDLDVCDRAVAPGCPAGLPGGLSAGEALTAAYLAGGDPRVKAIDVTEVDATNDDGERTVRLAALCLLEAAAGLAVRLGRATGTPLR